Proteins from a single region of Belliella baltica DSM 15883:
- a CDS encoding nitroreductase family protein has protein sequence MERPEFNIEEVNKIIRGRRSMFIAQFKENDPVEDSIIQEMLENANWAPTHKLTEPWSFTVFSGEGLKKFADFQANLYKQRAEKNGNFIEATFQKFLENPLKASHIIAIKMKRDLRANLPVMEEIAAVAMAVQNMYLTAAAHGLAAYWGTGGPTFWPEAKEWFGLGEEDMLMGFFYVAKPATDRWPEGRRKPIEEKVDWVRG, from the coding sequence ATGGAAAGACCAGAATTTAACATCGAAGAAGTCAATAAAATCATCCGTGGACGGAGATCCATGTTTATAGCTCAGTTCAAAGAAAATGATCCTGTGGAGGATTCAATCATCCAAGAAATGCTTGAAAATGCCAACTGGGCGCCAACACATAAGCTTACAGAACCTTGGAGTTTCACAGTTTTCTCTGGTGAGGGATTGAAGAAATTTGCAGACTTTCAAGCCAATCTTTACAAGCAAAGAGCAGAGAAAAATGGTAATTTTATCGAAGCAACCTTCCAGAAATTTTTAGAAAATCCACTGAAAGCATCCCATATCATAGCAATCAAAATGAAGCGAGATCTTCGAGCAAACCTTCCTGTGATGGAAGAAATAGCAGCTGTTGCCATGGCTGTTCAAAATATGTATTTGACAGCTGCTGCACATGGATTAGCAGCTTATTGGGGAACAGGCGGGCCAACGTTTTGGCCTGAAGCCAAAGAATGGTTTGGACTTGGCGAAGAAGATATGTTAATGGGATTTTTCTATGTGGCCAAGCCTGCCACAGACAGGTGGCCTGAGGGTCGTAGAAAACCAATAGAAGAAAAAGTAGATTGGGTAAGAGGCTAA
- a CDS encoding sodium:solute symporter family protein, with product MTISLLDWSIIAAFFVISMLIGVYSSKKAGASAKEFFLSGRNMPWWLLGVSMVATTFSADTPNLVTDIVRTNGVSGNWVWWAFLLTGMLTVFVYAKLWRRSEVTTDLEFYELRYGGKSAAFLRAFRAIYLGIFFNVVIMATVSLAAIKIGGVMLGLSPIETLLIASIVTVIYSSLGGLRGVLLTDFFQFFIAMAGAFGAAIYVLDMPEIGSLDGLLTHPNVVDKLDFLPDFNDWNMIIPLLIMPLAIQWWATWYPGTEPGGGGYIAQRMLSAKDEKNAIGATLFFNIAHYGMRPWPWIIIALASLIIFPNVSDMQEAFPHIPVDKMGHDLAYSAMLTFLPAGLIGLVLASLIAAVMSTLSTHLNWGSSYVVNDFYLRFLKPNASDKELVFVGRLSTVLLMLLAAILALALSNALEAFNILLQIGAGTGAIFILRWFWWRINAMTEIAAMVISFVVAIFFEVINPKIDLISIPEGQEYLKLLYGVGITTVGWLSVTFFTKPEKDHILLSFYRKVKPAAFGWKKVLDRYPQEPQVQGQLPKEIGLMLVGSVMVYAVLFAVGFWIYGNILAATLSTIIAIIGALIILKSWKGMK from the coding sequence ATGACAATTTCCTTACTCGATTGGAGTATTATCGCTGCATTTTTTGTGATTTCTATGCTGATAGGAGTTTACTCGTCCAAAAAAGCCGGGGCCTCTGCAAAGGAGTTTTTCCTGTCAGGAAGAAATATGCCTTGGTGGCTGTTAGGAGTATCGATGGTGGCGACGACTTTTTCAGCAGATACGCCAAACCTTGTTACAGACATCGTTCGGACCAATGGCGTATCGGGCAACTGGGTTTGGTGGGCTTTCTTGTTGACGGGAATGCTAACAGTCTTTGTTTATGCAAAATTGTGGAGAAGGTCTGAAGTGACCACAGATTTGGAGTTTTATGAATTGAGATATGGAGGAAAATCAGCAGCATTCCTCAGAGCATTTAGAGCCATTTACCTCGGCATCTTTTTCAATGTCGTCATCATGGCGACTGTCTCCTTAGCGGCGATCAAAATCGGCGGGGTCATGTTAGGATTAAGCCCTATTGAAACCTTGCTTATCGCATCGATAGTAACTGTGATTTATAGTTCCCTTGGTGGATTGAGAGGGGTGTTGTTAACAGATTTTTTCCAGTTTTTCATCGCGATGGCAGGTGCTTTTGGAGCAGCAATCTATGTTTTGGACATGCCAGAAATTGGTTCTCTGGATGGTCTACTCACACATCCGAATGTTGTGGATAAGTTAGATTTCCTTCCTGACTTCAATGATTGGAATATGATTATCCCGCTATTGATTATGCCTCTGGCGATTCAATGGTGGGCGACATGGTATCCTGGTACTGAGCCTGGAGGCGGCGGCTATATTGCCCAAAGGATGCTTTCGGCGAAAGATGAAAAAAATGCCATTGGCGCCACCTTATTTTTCAACATCGCACATTATGGCATGCGCCCTTGGCCTTGGATCATTATTGCTTTGGCTTCCTTGATTATTTTCCCAAATGTATCGGACATGCAGGAAGCTTTCCCACATATTCCTGTTGACAAGATGGGGCATGATCTAGCGTACTCAGCTATGCTCACATTCCTTCCTGCAGGATTGATCGGATTGGTGCTCGCTTCGCTGATCGCAGCGGTGATGTCCACTTTATCCACACACCTCAATTGGGGGTCTTCCTACGTAGTAAATGATTTTTACCTGCGATTCCTTAAACCAAATGCCTCTGACAAAGAATTGGTGTTTGTTGGTAGGTTATCCACAGTTTTGTTGATGCTACTTGCAGCGATTCTAGCTTTGGCCTTGTCCAATGCTTTAGAGGCATTTAATATTTTATTACAAATTGGAGCAGGAACGGGAGCGATTTTCATTCTCCGCTGGTTTTGGTGGCGTATCAATGCTATGACAGAAATTGCCGCTATGGTTATTTCTTTTGTCGTGGCCATTTTCTTTGAAGTCATCAATCCAAAGATTGATTTAATTTCTATCCCTGAAGGACAGGAATATTTAAAATTGCTGTATGGTGTTGGTATCACTACTGTAGGTTGGCTGTCAGTAACATTTTTTACGAAACCTGAAAAAGATCATATCTTACTTTCCTTTTATCGAAAAGTAAAGCCTGCTGCTTTTGGTTGGAAAAAGGTCTTGGATCGTTATCCACAAGAACCTCAGGTGCAAGGACAGCTTCCCAAAGAAATTGGACTGATGTTGGTCGGGTCTGTGATGGTATATGCTGTTCTTTTTGCTGTGGGTTTCTGGATTTATGGAAATATATTGGCAGCTACTTTATCCACAATCATTGCAATCATTGGGGCATTAATTATTTTGAAAAGTTGGAAAGGGATGAAGTGA
- a CDS encoding winged helix-turn-helix domain-containing protein, with product MIKRKSKSEFVNWFGPLLDALRELGFSGKPKEVSDRIAENLNLNESFLDQTLKSGTNKFHNQVAWARQYLTWEGLLDSSVRGTWKLTEKGKNTYLDKDQSREIFLKWVAINQKARINKSKSEVIDEQEENDPDSIEIKAENSLLEILQSLSPSGF from the coding sequence ATGATAAAAAGAAAATCGAAATCTGAATTTGTAAATTGGTTTGGACCTTTATTGGATGCGTTAAGAGAGCTTGGATTTTCAGGTAAACCAAAAGAGGTTTCTGACAGAATAGCCGAAAATTTAAATTTAAATGAAAGTTTTTTAGATCAAACCTTGAAATCTGGAACTAATAAATTTCATAATCAAGTAGCGTGGGCAAGACAGTATTTAACTTGGGAGGGTTTATTGGATTCTTCTGTAAGAGGCACTTGGAAGCTTACTGAAAAAGGAAAGAATACCTACTTAGACAAAGATCAGTCAAGAGAGATTTTTTTAAAATGGGTAGCAATTAACCAAAAAGCTAGAATTAATAAGTCAAAATCTGAAGTCATCGATGAGCAGGAGGAGAATGATCCAGATTCAATTGAAATAAAGGCTGAAAACAGCTTATTAGAAATATTGCAAAGCCTTTCCCCAAGTGGATTTTAA
- a CDS encoding DinB family protein, giving the protein MKTNKTILASALSILFLCIVQFTATAQTTMEEFMMKWENGKQFTLEVVDKMPDDLQNYKPHETAMSFNEQITHLSSAIAGISKGFLSGEDPAFDLTSKPANKEELKAFVTACYDYGKATFSKLTEAQLAEKVEIFGNTASRRQIIALIDDHCTHHRGAAISYIRANGIEPPRFNAM; this is encoded by the coding sequence ATGAAAACTAACAAAACCATCCTCGCGAGTGCTTTAAGCATTCTATTTTTATGCATTGTACAGTTCACAGCAACTGCACAAACCACTATGGAAGAATTTATGATGAAGTGGGAAAATGGTAAGCAGTTTACTTTGGAAGTAGTAGATAAAATGCCAGATGATTTACAAAACTATAAGCCGCACGAAACAGCCATGAGCTTCAATGAACAAATAACCCATCTCTCCTCAGCGATTGCTGGAATTAGCAAAGGTTTTTTATCAGGTGAAGATCCAGCTTTTGATCTCACTTCAAAACCTGCAAATAAAGAAGAACTTAAAGCATTTGTTACTGCCTGCTATGATTATGGAAAAGCAACATTTTCAAAGTTAACAGAGGCACAATTAGCAGAAAAAGTTGAAATCTTTGGAAATACTGCTAGCAGAAGACAAATTATAGCTTTGATCGATGATCATTGTACACATCATAGAGGAGCAGCGATATCCTATATTCGAGCAAATGGTATCGAGCCACCGAGATTCAATGCAATGTAA
- a CDS encoding phosphotransferase enzyme family protein, with protein sequence MPHYSFLSTINQAYGKHWTEDQIQVFGNGHIHQTFLVTEPQEKHILQIFNKGVFENPEFIVDNHQILRKQLPFEKLPYQLPLPVENLNGRMITTFGEQVFRVQPYIKGICLEDVKNPKQAFLAAEAFAQFTRTAKNLDVSDFKAVIPRFLDLEWRYQQFTEALDQKEGRLGEGLKELIEFYTIHKSFVEEYRYWVEKLPIRLTHNDCKINNLIFSEDQEKVVAVIDLDTIMPGYVFYDFGDLVRTVACTEGENSTQWDQINVDKLKYEALYEGYTSAGEDFLTKEELNSLNYGGKMMTYISGLRFLTDYLKDNVYFPVQYPEQNFDRARNQMMLLKSLNEYFFQLKKAT encoded by the coding sequence ATGCCTCACTACTCTTTTTTATCAACAATCAACCAAGCTTATGGAAAGCATTGGACTGAAGATCAAATTCAAGTTTTTGGAAATGGTCACATACATCAGACTTTTTTGGTTACGGAGCCTCAAGAAAAACACATTTTGCAAATTTTCAATAAGGGTGTCTTTGAAAATCCAGAATTTATTGTGGATAACCATCAAATTCTTCGAAAACAATTACCTTTTGAGAAGCTCCCCTATCAATTACCTTTACCTGTAGAGAATCTTAATGGACGCATGATTACAACCTTTGGTGAACAGGTTTTTAGAGTTCAACCTTATATCAAAGGAATTTGCTTGGAAGATGTAAAGAATCCCAAGCAAGCATTTCTTGCTGCTGAAGCCTTTGCGCAATTCACTCGTACAGCCAAAAATCTAGATGTTTCCGATTTCAAAGCTGTTATTCCAAGATTTCTAGATTTGGAGTGGAGATATCAACAATTTACAGAGGCCCTCGACCAAAAAGAGGGGAGGCTTGGTGAAGGATTAAAGGAGCTTATTGAATTTTATACAATCCATAAAAGCTTTGTTGAGGAATATCGCTATTGGGTAGAAAAACTTCCCATTCGTTTAACTCATAATGACTGTAAAATCAATAACCTGATATTTTCTGAAGATCAAGAAAAAGTGGTTGCGGTCATCGACTTGGATACCATTATGCCAGGATATGTATTTTATGATTTTGGAGATTTGGTCCGGACAGTGGCTTGCACGGAGGGAGAGAATTCAACTCAATGGGATCAAATCAATGTGGATAAGTTGAAATACGAGGCGCTTTATGAAGGATATACTTCTGCAGGAGAAGATTTCCTAACAAAGGAAGAACTCAATTCCCTAAACTACGGTGGAAAGATGATGACCTATATCTCAGGCCTGAGATTTCTAACCGACTACCTCAAAGACAATGTGTACTTTCCTGTGCAATATCCAGAGCAAAACTTCGATAGAGCAAGGAATCAGATGATGCTTTTAAAGTCTCTAAACGAATATTTTTTCCAATTAAAAAAAGCAACTTGA
- the gldD gene encoding gliding motility lipoprotein GldD: MSIKFLNWFFIVLFVSGCSGDYLPRPLGYNRIDLPERTFDTLNGNYPYLFEVPRAATVEQDTFNLEQKAWINLNYREMGAKVHLTYLPLGTKGGDVKMVLNDAINLTAKHQIKAYGIEESILLTPKGYTAVVAELSGEVPTQFQFFVTDSTDHFLRGALYFNTAMKNDSLAPVIEHIKIDMTHLINTLQFKNE, from the coding sequence ATGTCAATTAAGTTTCTAAACTGGTTTTTTATAGTTTTGTTTGTGAGTGGATGCAGTGGGGATTATCTGCCGAGACCTTTGGGGTATAATCGCATTGATCTTCCTGAGAGAACTTTTGATACCCTGAATGGAAATTATCCATATCTTTTTGAAGTTCCAAGAGCTGCAACGGTAGAACAAGACACTTTTAATTTAGAACAAAAAGCTTGGATCAATCTCAATTATAGAGAAATGGGAGCTAAGGTTCATTTGACTTATTTGCCATTGGGAACAAAGGGTGGTGATGTAAAAATGGTTTTAAATGATGCCATCAACCTTACTGCTAAGCATCAAATAAAAGCGTATGGAATTGAAGAATCTATACTTCTTACACCAAAAGGTTATACTGCTGTGGTGGCAGAGTTGAGTGGAGAAGTTCCAACACAATTCCAGTTTTTTGTGACTGACTCTACGGATCATTTTCTTAGAGGGGCTTTATATTTCAATACTGCTATGAAAAACGATTCTCTCGCCCCAGTAATCGAACACATCAAAATTGATATGACCCATTTGATTAATACTTTGCAGTTTAAGAATGAGTAG